The Loxodonta africana isolate mLoxAfr1 chromosome 12, mLoxAfr1.hap2, whole genome shotgun sequence genome segment CTGGTGCGGGCGTCTGCGTGTTGTTCTCGCAGGTAGAAGAGCTTGGGCGCCATGATGGCAGGAGACAAGAAGCGCAGGCACAGAAAACTGGTGACTGCGATGAACGGCACGTTCTGAAGGGACGAAAGGGAAGAGCCGGGGTGTTCTCTTCCCAGGCCTGGGCTCCTGAGGTTCCCTTCCCATGGTCCCCGTCATCTCTCCCCATGACCCCACCCCGACCCTCCTCGCCTTCCAACACTGCACCCTCCACCCTCACCACCACCCCGGTGGCCCGCAGCTCCTCTTCCCCCACCAccttcttccctcccccagcccctccgCACAGGGCGCACCTcgtgctgggcactggggaagCGCTCGCGCACGCGCCGGAAGAGCTGCCGAAAGGTGGCGCGGACCACGGCGGGGCAGGCGCGCACCGAGCGACTGAGCGCGCTCAGCAGCGCCCCCAGGTGGGAGCGCAGTGTCTGGGCACTCTGCTCCAGCACCTCGGCCTCGGTCTGTGGGCGGTGCAGCCCCGAGCACCTGCGTGGACCCGGGCGGACCCGCAGAGAGAGGGGCGCTAAGCACACACGGCGCGGACAGGGACTGCCGGGATAGCCGCAGAAACAGAGACAGCAGAGACAGCGGCACAGAGACAAGACACAGGTGGAAAGGTGGCAGAGTCACGACACGTAAACCCAGACAGAAAGAGCCATAAACATGTTTAGAGAGTGGGCCGGACCTTCTCCCCTCCCCGGGGGCTGCTCTTCCCCCTCCCTGGGGCTGCCCCCGGCCTCACCCCACATCCTTGACCTCCACTTTGCTCGGGTCCAATTCCACGTACTTCTTCTCCTCAAAAACTCTGTCAATGATGGGACCCAGGACGCCATGCAAATACCGCATCCCAGCCACCTGGGGACCACAGAGAGGGGACTGGTCCTCCTCCCACCTCCAGCTGCCCACCATCTTCCAGCATCTGGTCTCCCCAGCCACCCAATCcccctttccctcccctccctcctgctcccCTGTACCCATACAGTGTGATGTGGAGGGTGCTACCCACACAAATAGAGCAGTGGGGGCTGTGCACAGCTGCTCCCAGGGTGAATGAATGGAATTCTTAGTCTTAAAGAGCATTGGACATGGAGACAAAGGACTTGAGTTCAAGTCCCCTCTGCCACTTGGCCTGTCTTGGTCTCCTCATGTATAAAACAGGGACAGTATACCATGCAACCTCACCTTCAGAAAAGACTCCATGGACTTTGAGGCCAGAGAGTTACTCCGGAACAGAGTGTTGGCCTCACCTACAAGGAAAGGTTCcagcgggtgggagagggacaaGGCTTTGAGGAGGAGGACAGAGGGCCTTGGGGCTGGGGACTCTATGCTAGCCCCTCGGTAAATCCGTCCTTGCCACCTCCCCACCCTGTCCCACCTCTGTCCCTTTGCTCTTTCCCTTGCCTCCTCCTGCCTCTCTTCTCCTAATCTGACCCAACGGTCTCCTATAGGAGGGCTTCCTGGGTCTCTCCCCTCCCAGCATCTCTGCAGTCCTTGGCTCCAGCCCCCTTCTCAGCCACACCCTTGGACCAGCCGCTTCACCCAGTCCTCACTGGTGCGACCCAGCTCCAGCTGGAAGAGCAGGTCCAGAAAGTCCTTGgccagcccctgccccaggaAGAGCTTGAGCAGATTGGTGGCCACCTCCTGGCGGCACTCGGTGCTGGTGGTCTCCTCAATGAGTGCAATCAGCTGCCCTGAGCCCTGCACGGGGTAGCAAGGAGAAGCAGAGCTGAAAGGTGTGCAGGGACCTCCGAGCACCGTTGTGGGGGGCATCTTCCCAAGGGACAGTGAAGACAGGGCACAGCAGGATCCCAGAACAGGCCTGGCTTGGGCACTGGCCAGCCCCTTACCATCCTAACTTGGTTTTTCATTCTGTGGAGTGGGTTTAGGAGGACAGGGAGGACCCTCCTACCTCCCCCTAGGGACCCCTTACCTGGGTTCCCAGCTTCACCTCCtggcacagcagctgcaccagGGGCTGGTAGCAGCTGGAGGACAGCACTGTCTCATCCCGCAGGCAGACCTCTAGCTGCAAGGAGCCCAGGTTGCCCCTGGAATGGGCAGCCCGTGACCTCTCCACCAGGGACCCAGGCCGTCCTCCCCACTGCCTCCAGTCTCCCTCCCTTGGGGCCTGCCCCACAGTGTCTCTGCTCATACCCTCCAGTGTGGTGCCCTGCACTGTCCCACTCACTTTGCCCACGCTGCTTTCTCTGTTTGGAGAGCCCTTACTGCCTCATCCTCATGGGAACCCCATCCACCTTCAAGGCCTGGCCCTGCCACCTCCAGACTCCAAGCTTGGCCTCATGGACATGTGGGGCTCCCCAGCCTTGAACCTGTGAACTGCCAGATGCCACCTCCCTCGTGTGTACACTTTACCCTGAAGCAAATGCCCATCCACTGCCTCCCTTCACCCTTATAACCACCTGCcaggggaactgaggctcaggcaGGCTGGGCACCTTGCCACTTTAGGCCTATCTTCCAGGCAAGCTCCCTTGCTCAGGCCCCTTCCAGTGAGGGGCGCTAAGGCTTAACATCTTCGAAGGCCCCTGCCTTCAGCACAGACTGGAGTTCAGCATATGGAGCTGCTCATCACACGGTGGCCCACAGCAGATGCCCCATCAAGACACACCCTCGGCCCATTCTGTGGAATTGCCTTGGTGCTGGGCATGCACCCTTCTGCCCATACCCCAGCCTTCCGCAGGGAGACAGCAGCAAAGCTGAGTCATCATTGGGGGTCTGGGGGCACACTTTAGGGCTGGTGAGAAAGGGGGGCAAGGAGGCCAGGGGCTTCCTGGATggggttgccagatttagaaaaataaaaatacatgatcCCCAGTTAAATTTGGAATTTTTAGTGTAATTATGTCTCAAATACTGCAcagacatacttatactaaaaactATTGTTTACCTGAAACTGAGCTGTAACTGGGCATCTTgtttttatctggcaaccctattcCTAGAGAATCCCAGGGAGGCAGTCAGAGCTATAGCTCAGGGATATGGACTCAGAACCCTGGGGTCTGCAAGGAAATCCTTAAAGGGAAAGGGTCTGAGAGACTGTTCCAGAAACTGCCAGAGGGCAGAAAGCAGGAGACCCATATTGCCTTGAAGCTCAGAGAAGAGGGCTAAGTCTAGGGCTGTAGGAAGAGAGAGGTGGGGTGACCCTGCCTGGGATGGAGAAGGATCCTGGCCTGGCAGATAAGGGCTAAAAGAAACCTGGAACTGTGTCACCTTCATCCCTGACcagccctccctcccttccagcTGGTAGCCAACTCTCAGCCTCCACCCTGGGCCAGAACCCGCCACCCTGCCACCAAGCCCCCAGTGCTCACTTATCCATCTGACTCTTGGATTTGTCAGGCTGCAGCCGGAACCAGCCCTCCTCCTGCTGGGCCGCCCACAGCCCCGGGACATTGAACACTACCTGGGGACAGAGCAGAGCGGGGAGGCCACACTGGGCTTGGgatactcagctctcttgcttgcCAACTCCTGGTCTCGTCGTGACAGAAGGGTTACCTTCCGAGGGTCCCTGGGCACCAGTGGCATGGGGAAGGGTGTTACTGATTCTGGGGAGTCTCGGGCCTTCTGAGTGCGCCTCTCTGGGGAAACTGGAGGGAGGCCCTTGGAGGTGGGGTGGCTGGAATGGAGATGCTGAAGGTGGCAGGTGCAGCCCTGGGGGACTGGGGTGGGGAAGCAGAGCAGAGCTTACTTTGCCCAGGAAATCGTTGCGGCTGACAAGGTCCCAGTCCCAGGCCTCCACACAGAGGGCCTCCGTGGCCCCCTCCTCCAGCTCAAATTCGAACGTCTCGTTCCAGCGTGGATAGCATGATTTTTTCACGATCTGCCCAGTGTGGGGTAAGCAGGGGTGGGCTTGACTCCACAGGGCTGCCCAGCCCCAGCCAAGGGCACAACCACCCCAAACACCTCCCCTGGGTTTCCTACAAAGACCCTGATGCAGCCCCTCTCCTGAGGCCAGGCAGAGGCCCTTTGACGATAAAGGTAACAACTTCCTGTCcaaccctcccccctctcatttCTCAGATGGGGACATTGAGGCCCAGAGTGGGTGAGGGAGCtgccccaaggccacacagcaaaaTGGTGGCAGGCTGCACTGAGGACCCAGGTCTCGACCCTTCCTGCCCCAGGCTGAGCCCACCATCCTGGCCATTTCCCAGAAGTGAGGAAAACAGTGTGGGCAGCTCCAGTTGTCTCAGTTTCCCACCTCCCGACCCCCATCCTGGCCCAGCCTGGCTGAAGCCACAGGGGCTAGATGCAGAGGGCTGGAAGCCTGGGACCCACTCTGTGCCCTCAGACAGGTTGCCCTACTCTTCTGTTGGCCTCTGTGACTGCCGGTCCAACCTGCCCCCCAGGTGGTGGTCAGGAGGTGATGAGGACCCAGCAGGTCCCTGAGCCTCCCTACACCCTCCTAGCCCCCTCACCGAGGTCTCCTGTGTCCGGCCATTGTAGTGCACTCGGACAAACGGGTCAGATGCGCCATTCCGGTCCTTCGGGGCCAGGTCCCTGGGGAAGGGAGGGATTGACTTGTCTCCcaagccccccccccgcccctcccTCCCTGACTACCACCCTGCCACCGTGGGTAACTTGTACCCAGTGAAAGGTCTGGGCTCCTCGGTCTGCCTCTGTCAAGTGGTTTGACTGTGGACAGGGCCCCTCTCCATTCTGGGCCCTGACTCCCATGATTGTCCCCCATGTGCCCAGACCTAGGATCCCCCAAGGTGGAAGCCTCAGCTCCTTCTGACTGGGCAGCTGCAGACCAGTTGCCACCCTGCAGTCTGATGGGGGGGATGGAATTGTAGCCATGGCAACAGCCCAGGCCACGGGCCCCACTGCCCTCTGCTCCGGGAGCAGCCTTGGGCAAGg includes the following:
- the RASA4B gene encoding ras GTPase-activating protein 4B isoform X8 translates to MAKRSSLSIRIVEGKNLPAKDITGSSDPYCIVKVDNEPIIRTATVWKTLCPFWGEEYQVHLPPTFHSVAFYVMDEDALSRDDVIGKVCLTRDTLAAHPKGFSGWAHLTEVDPDEEVQGEIHLRLEVVSGTGTRRLRCSVLEARDLAPKDRNGASDPFVRVHYNGRTQETSIVKKSCYPRWNETFEFELEEGATEALCVEAWDWDLVSRNDFLGKVVFNVPGLWAAQQEEGWFRLQPDKSKSQMDKGNLGSLQLEVCLRDETVLSSSCYQPLVQLLCQEVKLGTQGSGQLIALIEETTSTECRQEVATNLLKLFLGQGLAKDFLDLLFQLELGRTSEANTLFRSNSLASKSMESFLKVAGMRYLHGVLGPIIDRVFEEKKYVELDPSKVEVKDVGPCPRRVCLAPLSLRVRPGPRRCSGLHRPQTEAEVLEQSAQTLRSHLGALLSALSRSVRACPAVVRATFRQLFRRVRERFPSAQHENVPFIAVTSFLCLRFLSPAIMAPKLFYLREQHADARTSRTLLLLAKAVQNVGNMDTPASRAKEAWMEPLQSTVHQGVAQLKDFITKLVNIEEKEDVGCDKTRSRVTLQEWNDPLDHDLEAQLIYRYLLGVEATLREKHRELRGATEAGTALEGPGLAVCSPAPEDGLAQLFQVLQDLKKAHSVSPAAAPASEHRNLLELQT